AAGTTATTAGCTTTCTAATTATAGCTTACTCTTTCTTATCCCTCAAGCAGGAAAAGAAAGAAGAATAATGTTAAAATAAGTTGTAATGGGCGAACTTTGGTATAAAGTTGAGGGAAAAGGGAACCCCATTTTTCTTATCCATGGGGGACCAGGGTTGGATCACAGCTATTTCTTACCGTATCTTTCCCCATTGGCCAAATGGTTCAGCTTGGTATATCTCGATCTTCCAGGTCAAGGACGTTCTCCTGAGCCAGCTTCACTTCGCGGTTATTCTATCAAGGAGGCAGCAAAAAGTGTAAAAGAGCTTGTGGAAAAATTAAGCTTTGACAAAGTCTCTTTGTTGGGACATTCTTACGGTGGTTTCGTAAGCTTGAGGTTTGCCTTTGATTATCCTGAGCTCTTAACAACACTGATCCTCGTCTCCACGGCGGGAAGCAATCGTTATCGGTACCGAACGATAGAGAGATTCTACCAAAAGGCACCAGACGAAATGCTTAGAGAGGCAGAGGCACTTAGCGAAATGGAGAGTTTTGGCGAAGAAGAACTCAAGAGATCGTTCCGCACTTTTCTCCCCTTTCTATTTCACCAACCTCCACCACCAAAGGAACTTGACGCTATGACCGAGAGAATCCGGTTCTCTCCTATTGCCAACCGCTTTTTCAACCTATTTGAGCTTCCTTCGTTCGATTTTGAGAAAGAACTCCCTCTTATAAATACTCCCACCCTGATAATCTCAGGAAAGCACGATAATAACATCCCCTTGGAGGAAGGGGAGCGTCTTTACCGGCTGATGCCCAACGCTAAGCTGGTTATATTTGAAAAAAGCGCTCACTTTCCCTTTATCGAGGAAAATGAGCGATTTCTTTCCGAAGTAAGAGGCTTCCTCAGTTCCTACTTTAAGGGATGTTGATCCTAACTTCCCCTGCGCTTTTTTCCCCGCTCTTTTCATCGATGAGCGATAGTCTCAGAAGGTAAGAACCCGAGGGCGCGGTGAAGGATAGCTCGAAGTAGATGGATTCATCTCCTTTCTTCAGGAGCTCCTCCCTGGTGAAGAACAAGGACTTGCTCTCCTCCTTTTTCAAGAAGGGACCCTTTTGAGAAAAAAGGGCACAGCGAACCCGCAAAAGTAGATGAAGCCTTTCCCCCTCTTGATAGTAGGTAAGAGAGCGGTAGTTTACTTCAATTATTACTTTAACATCACCACTTTCACCGATTTTTACTCGATAGTGGAAAGGAAAGGGAAGTTGGGAGAAACTACCAGTAATTTCTCTTTCTAAAAAGGGATAACTTAACCCATTAACTTTAATCTGTTTTTCCTTTAATTTGGTGATCATAGGGTGATACCACTTCGGGATAAGTTCTTCCCCCTTCCTTATGGTGTTGGCTGGACTTACCAACCCCGTCACCTCCGGAATGTTCCTCAATAGATAGTATCTCCCATTTCCTTTGATATCGGCGAAGATTAACGGGTTATAGAAAGGAGGGGGAAGACTTTGATAGTACCAGAAGATAACCGGACGCTTTATACCAGCTATCGCTTCTCTCTTCTCTTCCTCCGGAGGACCAAAAAGGATGTATATCTGTCCCCGGGCGGTCTCCCAACCTTTGAGCCCTCGCTCAATAAAGTGAAGGTTGGCATATTCCACCCTCTCCTCAAATTCCTTCTTGAACTCATTCTCCGATGTCTCTGGGTTCGGATCACGACGCTTCCAGAATATCTCGATAAACTTGCGCCTTTCCGCATCCGTTTTCAGCTTCTCAAACAACCTCTTCTCGGAGGAAAGAACGATCACCTCAACCGGTCCCTTTATCCAATTTCTTAAGGGCTCTTTCTCCTTTTGGAGGCAAAACCATTTTGGGGAGAGGAGAAGAAAAAAAAGAAATCAAGAAGAAAACCCCCCTCCTCATTGGTAGGCCTCCTCTTCAGGGGGGATATCTACGAACTGCTCCTTTACCCCTTTAGCACCTGTCCGTTTATCTTCGAGTTTAGCTGTAAGATAGTATCCACCAGGAGGAAGATATATAGTTATTCGTTCCTCATACTTCGATTTGCTTCTTTGCACCAATTCGTTCTTCATTAAAGAGAGCTCTACCTCTTTATCCTTTTTCTCTATCAATTTTCCTTTTTCTGTCCGTACCTCGAGCGTCAACTTCAATTTCGCCTTTAGCAGCCCCTTCTCCTGGTAATAAGTGAAATCGGTATAATTTATCCCTATTGTGACGAGGATCTCTTCTCCCCTTTTGTTTTTTCTCCCGGTTAGATGATAGCTTAGATCAAAAGGTATAGCAGAAACGGAAATCCCTTCTCGCTTTCCGGTGAGTTCTGAGTAGTCAATATCGCGTCGCACGATCAACTTTTCCCGAACATCTTCCATAGGTCTGAAGTATTCCACCGGGATTAGGTCTATCATAGACCGAGGGGTCTGACGGTAGAAGTAAAGATCGAAGATATCACGGGGAAAGGGGCGAAGTAGATAATACCTTCTGTTGTTGAAAATATCGGCGAAGACAAGCGCTTCGTCCCATCTTAAGTAAGAAGTTGGAGGATTATCGTAATACCAAAAGTAGGCAAGTCGAGGGACCCCAACAAGATTCTCTCGCCATTCACGAGAAGGAGGACCAAAAAGGATGTATATCTGTCCCCGGGCAGTCTCCCAACCTTTGAGCCCTCGCTCAATAAAGTGAAGATTGGCATACTCCACCCTCTCCTCAAATTCCTTCTTGAACTCATTCTCCGATGTCTCTGGGTTCGGATCACGACGCTTCCAGAATATCTCAATAAACTTGCGCCTTTCCGCATCCGTTTTCAGCCTTTTGAACAGTTTTTTCTCAGAGGAAAGGGCAATTATCCTTACCGGACCGTTGATCCAATCCTTCAGGGATTCCCGTGCCTTCCCCGGAGGAAGCCATCCTCCATAAAGAAAGAGGAAACCGATGAGGAATAACCAATATTTCGTTGATTTCATTCATAAGCTCCTCAATTAAAGAGCCAACTCATATAAGGAATGACTTCCAGTTTAACCGGGTTCACCAACCGGTAAATAGGGAAGATGTCCCCTGCCTTTGGGACCAACCGATATTTGAAATAGCGGATGAGCCCATAGCTCGATGCTGGTTCGAGGAGTATAGGTACCAGGTTTCCTGCCAACTGGGAGGTATAAACGACGAAGCTACCTTTCTTTACAACTATCTTGGAGCGTATTGGCTCTACTTCTATCTTCTTCGGAGGGTTGTAATCGAACCTCGCCGGGATTATCTCCTTCACCCGGTAGTACTCAACCTCTATCTCCTTGTCCTCCATCACCTGATTTACCCTCACCCCCAAGCGAAGGAGTGTGGCTACGATGTCGCTTCTATCAGCAGGAATTATATAGCCTAAAGGACGAACTACCGAGACTCGAGGGACAACCTTAGGTCTCCAGTTAGGCACCGTATAGGTTACTACCTTCATCTCTCCTCTCTTTAACGGGATAATTTCATCCCGGGTTATTTTCTCCCCCTTCTTCTTATCGGTTTTCATAAACCCGAGAAGGCCCGGCTCTGGGGGTACCAACCGCTTCAATACAAGTGGAGGAGCTTCCGGATCTGCTACATACTCCATCCTCAGATGGACGAGATCGCGAGGAGAAAATCTCTTTCCCTGCTCTATCAGCTTCCTCCGGCAGGAGGTGACCAATTTCTTTATCTCGGATTTATTTTCAGCTACGAACTTAAGAAGCGCCACCATCGCCTCGTATTGCCGCAAGGTCCTCTCCTTCAGGGTAGCC
The sequence above is a segment of the Acidobacteriota bacterium genome. Coding sequences within it:
- a CDS encoding GWxTD domain-containing protein, with amino-acid sequence MKSTKYWLFLIGFLFLYGGWLPPGKARESLKDWINGPVRIIALSSEKKLFKRLKTDAERRKFIEIFWKRRDPNPETSENEFKKEFEERVEYANLHFIERGLKGWETARGQIYILFGPPSREWRENLVGVPRLAYFWYYDNPPTSYLRWDEALVFADIFNNRRYYLLRPFPRDIFDLYFYRQTPRSMIDLIPVEYFRPMEDVREKLIVRRDIDYSELTGKREGISVSAIPFDLSYHLTGRKNKRGEEILVTIGINYTDFTYYQEKGLLKAKLKLTLEVRTEKGKLIEKKDKEVELSLMKNELVQRSKSKYEERITIYLPPGGYYLTAKLEDKRTGAKGVKEQFVDIPPEEEAYQ
- a CDS encoding alpha/beta hydrolase, yielding MDHSYFLPYLSPLAKWFSLVYLDLPGQGRSPEPASLRGYSIKEAAKSVKELVEKLSFDKVSLLGHSYGGFVSLRFAFDYPELLTTLILVSTAGSNRYRYRTIERFYQKAPDEMLREAEALSEMESFGEEELKRSFRTFLPFLFHQPPPPKELDAMTERIRFSPIANRFFNLFELPSFDFEKELPLINTPTLIISGKHDNNIPLEEGERLYRLMPNAKLVIFEKSAHFPFIEENERFLSEVRGFLSSYFKGC
- a CDS encoding GWxTD domain-containing protein, whose amino-acid sequence is MIVLSSEKRLFEKLKTDAERRKFIEIFWKRRDPNPETSENEFKKEFEERVEYANLHFIERGLKGWETARGQIYILFGPPEEEKREAIAGIKRPVIFWYYQSLPPPFYNPLIFADIKGNGRYYLLRNIPEVTGLVSPANTIRKGEELIPKWYHPMITKLKEKQIKVNGLSYPFLEREITGSFSQLPFPFHYRVKIGESGDVKVIIEVNYRSLTYYQEGERLHLLLRVRCALFSQKGPFLKKEESKSLFFTREELLKKGDESIYFELSFTAPSGSYLLRLSLIDEKSGEKSAGEVRINIP